The following coding sequences are from one Perognathus longimembris pacificus isolate PPM17 chromosome 13, ASM2315922v1, whole genome shotgun sequence window:
- the LOC125361655 gene encoding mas-related G-protein coupled receptor member X1-like yields MEQSSTSGGFVSQDSTTPSQWTEATTVNETDKWFNSTCGTTLVPELVNLIIAPVGLTGNAVVLWLLGFQMHKNAISVYILNLAVADFLFLSCLILSSMMAVIDNFTLFSVILSTMTIIFYTAGLSILSAISTERCLSVLWPIWYHCHRPRHMSAVICALLWALSLILNILELCVSLLLVTSYDLHWWKIVDFIIASWLFILLMILSVSSLALLVRMFCSSRRMPLTRLYVTILITVLVFLICGLPFGISWFLVSWLTPVLFLFCYIHPVTLVLCCISSCTNPIIYFFIGSFRQQRQRRTLKLILQRALQDSPAVGNYGDSNSQRTLEILESRMLE; encoded by the exons ATGGAGCAAAG CAGCACCAGTGGTGGTTTTGTGAGCCAGGATTCAACCACTCCATCCCAGTGGACAGAAGCCACAACAGTGAATGAAACCGATAAGTGGTTTAACTCAACGTGTGGCACCACTCTGGTCCCAGAATTGGTAAACCTCATCATTGCCCCAGTTGGGCTGACAGGAAATGCAGTTGTGCTCTGGCTCCTGGGATTCCAAATGCACAAGAATGCCATTTCAGTCTATATCCTGAACCTGGCTGTGGCTGACTTCCTGTTCCTCAGCTGCCTAATTTTATCTTCTATGATGGCTGTCATTGACAACTTCACCTTATTCTCTGTCATCTTAAGCACAATGACAATAATTTTCTACACTGCAGGACTGAGCATACTTAGTGCCATTAGCACTGAGCGCTGCCTGTCAGTCTTATGGCCCATCTGGTACCACTGCCACCGCCCAAGACATATGTCAGCAGTCATATGTGCCTTGCTCTGGGCCTTGTCTCTGATACTGAACATCCTAGAATTGTGTGTCTCTCTACTTCTAGTCACATCTTATGATTTGCACTGGTGGAAAATTGTGGATTTCATCATAGCTTCATGGCTGTTTATTTTATTGATGATTCTCTCTGTGTCCAGCTTGGCACTACTAGTCAGGATGTTCTGCAGTTCTAGGCGGATGCCACTGACCAGGCTCTATGTGACCATCTTGATAACAGTGCTGGTCTTCCTTATCTGTGGGCTGCCTTTTGGCATTTCCTGGTTCCTGGTAAGCTGGCTTActcctgttctttttctcttctgttataTTCATCCAGTTACATTAGTTCTATGCTGTATTAGCAGCTGCACCAACCCCATTATTTACTTCTTCATTGGGTCCTTTAGGCAACAGCGGCAACGGAGAACCCTCAAGCTGATTCTCCAGAGGGCTTTGCAGGATTCTCCTGCTGTAGGTAACTATGGAGACAGCAATTCTCAGAGAACCCTGGAGATATTGGAGAGCAGAATGTTAGAGTGA